The following coding sequences are from one Clostridioides difficile ATCC 9689 = DSM 1296 window:
- a CDS encoding phosphopentomutase: MSRVIWIVIDSVGIGALPDAEKFGDSKDVSTLGNIFKEYPDIQIPNMRNLGIGNIDGIDFFESIKEPIGCFGKCKEMSQGKDTTTGHWEMTGIIVDKPFKTFEHGFSKEIIEEFEKKTGRKVVGNKPASGTVIIDEYGEHQIKTGDVIVYTSADSVFQIAANEEVIPLEELYNMCKIAREIMMGDNAVARVIARPFIGKKKGEFVRTSNRRDYSLDPFEPTVLDNIKESGLDVLAVGKIEDIFNGKGITDAIHTKSNMDGVDETLNYMKQDNKGLIYSNLVDFDSKYGHRRDPEGYKKALEEFDSRLPEIMANMREDDILIINADHGNDPTYKGTDHTREYIPVMIYGNKIKKGFNLGVKDTFADIGATVADILNVKLPKHGSSFKEDLF; encoded by the coding sequence ATGAGCAGAGTAATTTGGATTGTAATTGATAGTGTTGGGATAGGAGCATTGCCTGATGCTGAAAAATTTGGTGATAGTAAGGATGTAAGTACCCTTGGAAATATATTTAAGGAATATCCAGATATTCAGATTCCTAATATGAGAAATTTAGGTATAGGAAACATAGATGGTATAGATTTTTTTGAAAGTATAAAAGAACCAATAGGTTGTTTTGGAAAGTGTAAGGAAATGTCTCAGGGAAAAGATACTACTACAGGTCATTGGGAAATGACTGGTATAATAGTTGACAAACCATTTAAGACATTTGAACATGGATTCTCTAAGGAGATAATAGAAGAGTTTGAGAAAAAAACTGGAAGAAAAGTAGTAGGAAATAAACCAGCTTCAGGAACTGTAATAATAGATGAGTATGGAGAGCATCAAATAAAAACTGGAGATGTAATAGTATATACATCAGCTGATAGTGTATTTCAGATTGCTGCTAATGAAGAAGTAATTCCCCTAGAAGAACTCTATAATATGTGCAAAATCGCTAGGGAAATAATGATGGGGGATAATGCAGTAGCTAGAGTAATTGCTAGACCATTCATAGGTAAGAAAAAAGGTGAGTTTGTGAGGACTTCAAATAGAAGAGATTATTCACTAGACCCATTTGAACCAACAGTTCTTGATAATATAAAAGAATCAGGACTTGATGTTTTAGCAGTTGGAAAAATAGAAGATATTTTTAATGGAAAAGGAATTACAGATGCTATCCACACTAAAAGCAATATGGATGGAGTGGATGAAACTTTAAATTATATGAAACAAGATAATAAAGGTCTAATATATTCAAATCTCGTTGATTTTGATTCTAAATATGGTCATAGGAGAGACCCAGAAGGATATAAGAAAGCTCTTGAAGAGTTTGATAGTAGACTTCCTGAAATAATGGCTAATATGAGAGAAGATGATATTTTAATAATCAATGCAGACCATGGAAATGACCCAACATATAAAGGTACAGACCATACAAGAGAATATATACCTGTTATGATTTATGGCAATAAGATTAAAAAAGGTTTTAATTTAGGAGTAAAAGATACTTTTGCTGATATTGGAGCAACTGTTGCAGATATACTAAATGTAAAGTTGCCTAAACATGGGTCAAGCTTTAAAGAAGATTTATTTTAA
- a CDS encoding purine-nucleoside phosphorylase, with translation MFEKIAQSSKFINSKSNIKPKIGLILGSGLGDLANDIEDPVTIKYSEIPNFPVSTVAGHAGQLVIGKLEGKEVIAMQGRFHYYEGYSQKEATFPVRVMKELGVEILIVTNAAGGVNKEFKAGDLMLIRDHINFSGSNPLVGKNDDRFGARFPDMSDAYSSKYVDVVKNCAKECNIDVKEGVYMFFSGPNYETPAEVRMAQILGADAVGMSTVPEVIVASHSNIGVIGISCITNMAAGILNQPLSHEEVIETTQKVKSEFMNLVKTTVKNL, from the coding sequence ATGTTTGAAAAGATAGCACAAAGTAGTAAATTTATAAATTCTAAAAGTAATATAAAACCTAAGATTGGTTTGATATTAGGTTCTGGACTAGGTGATTTAGCAAATGATATAGAAGACCCTGTCACAATTAAATATAGTGAAATTCCAAACTTCCCTGTATCAACAGTAGCAGGACATGCTGGACAACTTGTAATTGGAAAACTTGAAGGAAAAGAAGTTATTGCTATGCAAGGTAGATTTCATTACTATGAAGGATATTCTCAGAAAGAAGCTACTTTTCCAGTAAGGGTTATGAAAGAATTAGGAGTCGAGATTCTTATAGTAACTAACGCTGCTGGAGGCGTAAATAAAGAATTTAAAGCAGGAGATTTGATGCTTATAAGAGACCATATAAACTTTAGTGGAAGTAATCCATTAGTAGGAAAAAATGATGACAGATTTGGTGCTAGATTTCCAGATATGTCAGATGCATATTCTTCTAAATATGTAGATGTAGTTAAAAACTGCGCTAAAGAATGTAATATAGATGTCAAAGAAGGCGTTTATATGTTTTTTAGTGGTCCAAACTATGAAACACCAGCAGAAGTGAGAATGGCACAAATTTTGGGAGCTGATGCTGTAGGTATGTCTACTGTTCCAGAAGTCATAGTGGCTTCTCACTCTAATATAGGAGTTATTGGTATATCTTGTATAACAAATATGGCTGCTGGCATCTTAAATCAACCACTAAGTCATGAGGAAGTAATAGAAACTACTCAAAAAGTTAAATCAGAATTTATGAATTTAGTTAAAACAACGGTTAAAAATTTATAA
- a CDS encoding pyrimidine-nucleoside phosphorylase: MRMYDIIKKKRDNLELSKKEINYFIENYSKGDIPDYQASALLMSIYLNKMNKQETVHLTEAMMNSGDMINLSEIDGIKVDKHSTGGVGDKTTIALIPLVASCGAPVAKMSGRGLGHTGGTIDKLESIPGFSTEMEISKFIDSVNKSKIAVCGQSAKVAIADKKIYALRDVTATVDNISLISSSVMSKKLASGADAIVLDVKTGDGAFMKTLEESFELAKSMVDIGTGMNRDTIGIVTDMDEPLGFAVGNSLEVIEAIETLKGNGPKDLVELCEVLGAYMLVLSKVAHDFEDGVEKIRESIKSGTAIQKLKEFIENQGGNKDVVDDYSLFKKSKYKYPVKSTKSGYISKIKAEDVGVSAMILGAGRETKDDILDLSAGIILEKKVGDYVNEGEVLAYMYYNDEQKLSLAKGRFIDSYSIVDSKIEKNKLIYGIVTKEEIKKF; the protein is encoded by the coding sequence ATGAGAATGTATGATATTATAAAAAAAAAGAGAGATAACCTAGAGCTTAGTAAAAAAGAGATAAACTACTTTATAGAAAACTATTCAAAGGGAGATATACCTGACTATCAAGCTTCTGCACTATTAATGTCGATTTACTTAAATAAGATGAATAAACAGGAAACTGTACATCTTACAGAAGCAATGATGAACTCTGGAGACATGATAAACCTATCTGAGATAGATGGAATAAAGGTAGATAAGCATAGTACTGGTGGTGTTGGAGATAAGACTACCATAGCTCTTATACCTTTGGTTGCTTCATGTGGAGCACCAGTTGCAAAGATGTCAGGTAGAGGTCTTGGTCATACTGGTGGTACTATTGATAAATTGGAGTCTATACCAGGTTTTTCGACAGAAATGGAGATAAGTAAATTTATTGATTCTGTAAATAAGTCTAAAATAGCAGTTTGTGGTCAAAGTGCAAAGGTAGCAATTGCAGATAAGAAAATATATGCTCTTAGAGATGTTACAGCAACTGTTGATAATATATCATTGATATCATCAAGTGTAATGTCTAAAAAGTTAGCTTCAGGAGCTGATGCAATTGTGCTAGATGTAAAAACTGGTGATGGAGCATTTATGAAGACATTAGAAGAGTCTTTTGAGTTAGCTAAATCTATGGTTGATATAGGTACTGGTATGAATAGAGATACAATAGGGATTGTAACAGATATGGATGAACCTTTAGGTTTTGCAGTGGGAAACTCTTTAGAAGTTATAGAGGCAATTGAGACATTAAAAGGAAATGGACCTAAAGACCTTGTTGAGCTATGCGAAGTATTAGGAGCATATATGTTGGTTTTATCAAAGGTAGCACATGATTTTGAAGATGGTGTTGAAAAAATAAGAGAATCAATAAAATCTGGTACTGCTATACAAAAACTCAAAGAGTTTATAGAGAATCAAGGTGGTAATAAAGATGTAGTAGATGATTATTCTTTATTCAAAAAATCAAAGTATAAATATCCAGTTAAATCAACTAAATCAGGTTATATAAGCAAAATTAAAGCTGAAGATGTTGGTGTATCGGCTATGATTCTTGGAGCAGGTAGAGAAACTAAAGATGATATTTTAGATTTATCAGCAGGGATAATTTTAGAAAAGAAAGTAGGAGATTATGTAAATGAAGGTGAAGTTTTAGCTTACATGTATTATAATGATGAACAAAAGCTTTCATTGGCAAAGGGAAGATTTATTGATTCCTACTCTATTGTAGATTCAAAAATAGAAAAAAATAAATTAATATATGGTATTGTAACTAAAGAAGAGATTAAAAAGTTTTAG